The window TTGAGTATCTAGCCCATTCGGAATAACTTCAACGCGAACATCTTGAAACAGAGAACTCGAACTCGCGCACTTGGCTAGCCAGGTACTCGGAGTAACAATTGTTAAGTTTAAATTCTGCCAAGCTTTCAATTTTCGCTGCCATACCCAGCGGGAAATATCATGACTTTTACCACTATTTAGTTGAGGACAAGCCCCACAGGAATTGATATAGCGATCGCACTCTTGAGAGTAGTGACACCCACCTGTAAACGCCCACATATCATGCAGTGTCCACACAATAGGTTTTTTAAATTTGGCGATGGATTCAATCGATAAGTAGCCATGACAAACCCAATGTAAGTTAACCACATCTGGAGAGAGTTTGGCTACTTTTGAAATAATGCTTTCTGGAAGCCATTGCAGGGAAAAATCTGCCGCGTTGCGCTGACGATAAAATTTTAAGGGTAAAGCATCTAAACGTTCAGGTAGTTTTAACTTAGCGCTTGCCTTTTCCAGAGTCGTTTGGGGGGAAAATACAGCTAGATTATCACTATATTTTAATTGCACTAGAATTTGAGATTCTACACCCAAACGCTGTAAACCCTGGTGCAACCGTAACGTTGCCCGTCCTGCCCCTCCACCATCAGATTCACTCAGATGTAAGACTTTCATCTAGAAATATGACTGACTCCTCACGCCTAGTTTTAAGCTCTGCCTATTGTTTTTTTAACCGCTTGAGCCACTCGCGCTAATTTGGGTCGATTCCATACATACTGCCACACATCCGTTCTCAATTTTGCGGTTGGTGAATAGTATTTCTGGTGCGAAGGAACTAATCGATACTGCATTCCTTGATACACCTCATAGTCGATAATACTCGGCTTTTCGGCATAGCGACTACCGCTGGGGTACTGGCTGGGGAGATAATGAGCGGTTAAGGATTTTCGGGAATATTGGGGATTTAAGGTTGGGAAAGAACCATGAACTGTTCCAGAATTCCAAAATAGTACATCTCCTTTTTTCAAGGCAGGAGCATAAATTTCGTTTTGATGAAGCTCTACATACTCCTTCAATTTTTTCATGTAAGGGCTATTTGAAGCTTTTTCATCAGCCGTTAAGTCGAGTTCAACTCGATGCGATTTGGGCAAAACGTAGAATCTGCCTGCTTCTTCGTGGATGTCTTCTAAGGCGAACCATCCAGCTAGCAGATGACCGCTCGGCATAGAGTCTAAATAATACCAGTCCTGATGAGCCGGTGTAGCGGCGTTCAGATCGAACAACATGGACTGCATCAAGTTATGCTCTTGACTATTGGTGAGTTGAGTCAGTGCATCTCTAACTTGTGGGGAGCAAAAAATTTGTTTAATGGTTTCATCAAACTCTGGATGGTTTGGGTAATCGTGAACATTCAAAAAAGATTCTTCGCAATATCCGAACTCATTGACTTGGTTTCTTTCCCAGCGATTGCTGGATTGTCTAAAAAAATAGCTGTTCGAGTTCAGAACTTGTGATTTATATATGTCTAAAAGCTGATCAATAAGACTTTCTGGAATAAGCTTTTGAAAGATGTAATATCCATTTTCATCATAATACTCTTTCGGCTGGCTCATAAGGTCACCCTGGAGATTTTTTAATGATTGATCAACAAACTGATAGCTTTGAGCATTTAAGCATTATCCTGCTGTTATCACGTCTATCTTAAGGAAGAATAAATATTAATTTCAGTTTTAGCTTATTTTTCTCTAACCTGATAGTGAATTTAGAGCTTGAATATCTTCTTTATTTTATTTTGAGCTTTCTTGAAGATGTTTGGATCGTAATCAAATAACGTTCTTTGGGTAAATCTATCAGCCTCTAAGTCTCGAAAGATAAAGGGTGGATGTTTTAAAGGAAAATCCATTGCTTCTATTGCCATTTTAATATATGGATCTTTTTCATCATGGATGTGGGTTGCTTCTGCACCATACCCAATATTAGTTACCAAATTTCTATCAGAAATAATACATAATCCATTTTGAAGCCAACAGGAAAACATCCATTTAAAATCCCATCCTGTTAAACGTCCATCATATAACATCTGAGCCGTTCTTTCCCAAACTTTTACAGCATAAGGGTCTTCTAATATATCTTTCATAAATTTTTTGTCTCGCACTTCAGGCCAGAGTTTAAGGTCAACATCGAAGTACTGCCATGAACGTCTCCAAGTTGCCCATCCCCAGCAAAGGGTAAAACGAGAAAAATAGTAATTGTAATCTGTTCTTTTGCGTCCAAATAGGACATTTTGTCCCGATATATTCATGACCCTTGGATCGTGGCGATAACGGTCTAGCAATTCTTCACAATAGGTAAAAAAGGTAGGATGAGGGATGCAATCATCTTCTAGGATAATGGCTTCTTCAACGGTGTCAAACACCCAATTTAACCCATCTATAATCCGGGGATCGCAACCTAAATTAGTATCAGAGTAATTTTTGAGAACTTGGCATTCCCAGTCTACCCGATCAATAATTGCACGAGCTGAAGCGCACTTTTCTTTATCCTCAGGTCGGTTAGGACGAGGGCCATCGGCAATAACTAAAAGTTGGGAAGGTTGAGCTTTGCGAATGACCTCAAATACTTTTTCTGTATGATGGGGACGATTGAAAATAATCAAGACAACTGGGGTTTTCATCTACGAATAAGGCTTTATAGATTTTTATTAATTGGGACAATTAGCTTGGATATAAGAATAACAGTTGAGATTTTCAGTCAATATTTTTCTGAAGTTAAAACCCCCTACATATATATTAACTTTCTGCAATTCTTTTAAGCTATACCCGCCAATTTTAGGATTTTTAACAACGAATCTAATTTTACCAAGATATTGTCTCCAGCCAAGTGTGGGTCAATCCCTTCTGGTGGTTTTCGTCCTTCCCCAATCAAGTAGTAATAATCTAGATTGATTTGGTTTAGCATGGCCCAATAACCAACATTGACATAATTGGGGGAAAAAATCTCGATTAACTTCGTTCCTGGCTGGCAGAATACCATATTTGTAATGCCTGAACCATGAGGCGCGATTACAACCTTGACCGAAGAAAAAAGTGCCGCTTTTTCAGTGATCGTCATTGACTCTAGGGCTATGCTTTTGAATCCCCATTGTGCTAAAAAAGCTGTAACTTCAGCTTCGTTAATAACTTTACGATATTGAGCATCAGAACGACTGATATAAAGCCGCTCTACATCTTTATAGCGTTGGGTATTAGAAGCAGAATTGGGTAAAAACTCTCTCCTTAAGAAATCACAAACCCAACGCGGAGGGTTTCCTGATAAGGCTGGCAATGAAGGAACCAATAAGCGCTCGGCTTTTATATGTGGATACTTACAACTTTCAATGATTTTATGATCTGGAATTCCTAAAGTTTTTAAGGTTTCTTGTTGAAAGGGGTAATTGTAACTATTCACAATAAATTTATCTATAGTCTTGAAAGAAATTCCTCCTTGACGCAATAGTTCAATTCTGGGCAATAAATCGGTTAACCAGTGAAAATAAATATGAGCTTTGGCTGAAGTGAGGACAGCGGCTGTTCCTTCAATATGATGTACAGGGGGTAACTTCCACTCCCCGAAAATAGAGTGATTTTTGGGTAATCGTTTAAAGTCTAGAGATACGTCGGACAAAATCCGATCATCTCCTGTAATAACAGCACTGTAATCCACGTTTCTTCCCTTGTTAACCCAGACTCGTCCTCTGGGTACGACAACAACGAATGAAGCCGGTAGCGCTCGCCGATATTCAATTTTAAACTTCCAATGGATAGTTTCATCCAGCGTTTTTGGAATTGAGCGATTGATTAACTGAATGGGATAAATTTCTATATAACTACATTGAAGATAATTTGGAGCGGTTTGGTTAGCAATGATCCACTTTTTCGTTGATTCGTAAAAACCTTTAGGTGGACCAATAATTTCGGAGCTAAAAAGTATTTTTTGAATCGGTTTAATTAAAAGATTTTTAGAGCAGCGAATGACTTCGTTCCCTAAAATCCAGTAAGGTCTAATAAAAGCTTTTAATTTTTTCTCAAGTAAGCTCTCTAATAAGCTCAACAGCCTAGAACAAACACTAGGAAGAGAACCTACTATATATTGAATAGCTAAAATAATTGGCGCAATAAATCTATTTAGCAATTGTGCCCAAATTCACCACCCTGTAAAAAGAGGTTTGGATTGAGTCTCACTGATTACATCCCAAACAGCCCAAGCAGTAGAATAGCTTTGGTTTGGTGAAGAAATATCTTGCGAGTTGGGGGATAAAATGCACCAACAGCGTAAGCCGAAACGAGTTGGCTAATGACGGTTGCGATCGCGGCTCCTAATCCTCCGTAATAGGGGATGAAAAAATAGTTTAGCACGATATTCACAACAGCACCGGCGGCGGCTGTTGCAGCGGAAAACTTCATTAACCCCTCTGTGGTGATCCAGGTTTCTCTAGCCACCCCTAAAGACACAAACAAGCCAGCCCAAATATGTATGTTTAAAATTGCCCCTGCCTCTACATAATTGTTGCCATAAAGCAGCGTAACAATTTGGGTCGATAAAAACGTAACCGGAATTGCAACGACATAAGCTAAGGCTGACACCATCGTAAAAAGTTGTTGTAGCCGCTTGTAATAAACCGCCTCACTGATTTCTTTGGATTGTACAATAATGGGAAACACTGAGTTCACGATCGCACCGGGAACGAAGTACCATAACTCTGATATTTTGACAGCTGCCGAATAAATACCAACGGATTCATCCCCTACCATCTGACCCAGCATGACTTGGTCAATCCGCATATAAATCATAATCACGATTCCGGAGAGAATAAGGGGCCAGCTATCTTTGAGTAATGATTTAGCATACCTAAAACTAACGTGCCATGCCTTAATCAGATTCCCCGTTAATCGATAAGCAATGAGCATCCCGATGGCGCTCAAAATATACTCTACAACTATCGCGGTAGCAAAGGCGACGAGTGGCGCTTTCATCTGAATTAATACAATTTTGACCGCATTAATGAGTACATAAGCGGCATTTCTCGCCCAAACTGAATATTTTGACTGAACTTGTGATTGAAACCAGTAATCAATAATGTCAAATGATTGAACAATAGCTCCAGTTGCAACAATGCTTACCAACCAAAGAGTTTCTTGATAGTTAGGGCTACCACTAGAGGTCGAGAAAAAAACGACTCCAAAGGTAACAAAAAACGTTACGATGCTGGCAATAAATTTGAGGATAAAAGCTGTGCCAAGAGTCTCATTTTTATGAGATATATCGCGTGCTAGGTTACGAATGACAATATTGTCTAACCCTAATTTGGCAAACGGAACAAATAGCCCAACGATGGCGATGGCGTAATTGAAGCGACCAAATCTCTCTGGGCCAAGATAACGAGCGAGCCAAAGTCCAACCAGCAGACCCAGAAGCATCTGCACAATCTTTTCTGTAAATAGCCAAGCCGTATTCCCAATAATCTTACGCAGATTAGGGGTGAGCTTTTGCCTAACAGCAGAGAGCTTGTTTAGCATCAAACGTTTCCAATCCTGATTAAATAGTATTTAAAAACTGAATATTCTAGGGATTAACGAAATCGGTAAAAATCCTTTGCCGTCGATTTCTATAAACTTTATTCAGCTCGTTAACGGTAAGATCTCAGGGTACACAGTTCGCTTAGTTGCACTATCCCCTTTTCCTGAAGTATCCAAGGTTAATCGAACAGTCGTTACCACATACCAAAACCAAATGCTGGTAATTCCTACCAAACCTGTTTCGGTCAAATTTGTCATCAAAGTATACGTTAACAGTAAAAGCGGCAAGCCCGCTTCTGGTAAACGAGCTTTACCTAAATAAACAACTGATTTGGCTATATTATTAAAAAATGAGCAAACAAACAGAGCCACGCCTAACCAACCCAACTCAAGCCCAAGATCTAAAAATCCATTGTGAGAATGCGCTGGTTGAAACTGTGTTTTTGCCACAATAATATCACCCCCTGGGTCTCCAGCTCCTCGCCACGGCTGCCAGAAACCCGATAATCCGTAGCCTAAAATAGGACGTTGGTTGATTTTATCTACGATAATCGGCCAAAAATCGGTTCTTCCTGTTAATGTCATATCTTTATTCAGGGTATCTACGACAATAAATTTTAAATTTTCTGTAACAATAATGCTCACGCAAATACTGACTATCATAAACAGAATGACCGAAACAAAAGCCCATTGAACTTTTAGCCTTTTGACAAAACCAAAGTATCCCCACAAACTTAATAACACTACCGTTAAAACTTTGCTGGCTCCACTGTTTCCGTTAATCAATCCAATAAATGATATAACAACGAATGCAAGAGATCGGCGACGTTGCTTAGGAGCATAAAAAGCGTGCATTAACCACAAAACGGCTGTTTGAGCCATGAAAAAAGAGAATTGGTTTTTGTGGCCTAAAACTCCATGCCAATCGCTTTGATTCTCTTTAACCGCATAAAAAATACAAATGATGGCTAGAATGATGTTGACCCACCGCCAAAATCGATAAATTTCTGTCCAAGAATACTGTTTGCCGAAATAAATAGCAAAAATTGTAACCTCTAATAAGACTAAAACCGTTTTTAGCGTGAGGCTTATATCATTTGACCAAAATACAGATAGCGCCGCTAATAGCAAAAATAAACTGAAAAAAGGAGCTTTAACAAAAATGTCGGCTAAGACCCTAATGTAATTTCTTAGCGTATAACGCAGCCGGGAAACTATAATACAAAAAATAATGCTATAGAATCCAATTTGAGCCGCTATAGTGGGGATTGTGGTTGTTATCAGCATCAAAGCTCTAGGATGTAATTTATCAAACGGGCTAAGTGTGGCTCCCGTTGACCCCGCTATACTGATCAGCAACATCCCAAAAAACAACATTTCTATAGCCTCGGTCAGTTTTTTATTTCTGCCTGTATAATTAAAAATTATCAAGAAATAAACGATGGCAATTCCTACGAGAAAAAAAAGAATTATGGGGCTGCTTAAAATAATTTCTTTCATAACTATTGTCTAATTTGCTTCACAGTTTAACTAAAACGTTACGATTTAAGATTGAGAAAAAAAGCATTGACTAGTTCATCAAGTAATTGGGTTCTTTCGGCGACTAGAAGACCATATACCCCGATTTTAGGCTTGAGGATAAAACCCTAGGAAACTGGACAAGATTGCCCAAGAAATGCCTCTTATCTGTTCAATAGGGGGGCATTCAGGTGAGTCAATTCTCATGTCCTCATTGGTAACAGAAGCAGCAGTATCCTTCGACATTGAGCCATAAGTTCCTCTCGCGCTATACCGGACTTACTCAGCATGATATACTCTGTTCCCGGAAAACAGCTTGTTTATCCTTATATCCAACTCAGTTAGTGTCCACAATCTGATGAACCCTATGGGTGCAGAGAAAATGAGTCGTACAAATCAAACAATACAGACTAGATTACCAGAATTTGATTTACTTAGAAGTCTAGCGATAATAGGAGTCGTCATTATTCATATTACAGCCCCCCTGGACTTATATGCCCATCAGGGGGTTTTTGTGTATTATCTATTTGTCAGCATTCATTTAGCTCAACGATTTTGTGTTCCAGTATTTCTAATAATTAGCGGTTTTTTCTTAACCTATAAGATTGAAAATCAACAAAATCCAACTTTAATTTTAAAAAAGAGACTCCTCCGAATCATTCCTCCTTATCTTTTTTGGTCTTCATTTTTTTATTTTTTAGATGTTGTTTTGGGTGAAAGAAATTTCAATCTATTTTTATTACTAAAAGATTTATTGACAGGCTCTGTTGTAGGTTCCTATTACTTTGTGGTTTTGATTATCCAATTTTATGTTTTGTGGTGGCTTCTATCCAAGTTAAAAGTTTGGAATTACACCAAATTGTTGATGATTTCCCTGGGTATTCAGATTATAATAACAAGTTATTTATATTATTATCTATTCCAAGTTCACTACTTCCCTGTAATTGATTTAATGTATCGATTCATAGCGGCTTGGTCTTTTTATTTTGTCTTGGGTTTATGTTTAGGCAATAATTATGAAAAAATTAAAAGGATTATTCAAAAGCTAAAATTTCCTTTAGTTTTAATGAATTTAGTTTTTCTCGTGCTAAGCATCATTGAATTTTACATCATTGATGGTTTAAATCTAGTGAATACCATTAATCCTCAAACAGAGATAACAGGTGCAAAGCTTGAAACGGCTATTTCCTATTGGCGGATATCTTCGCAACTTTATTCTGTCGCTTTTTTTCTTCTGATTATATCCTTCCATAGCACGAATTTTTTGCCATCTGGAGTCACTCAGATTGTAAAAAAAATCTCTGAATATTCTTTCGCTATTTATCTCATTCATCAACCTATTCTTTGGAAATTATTTTTTAGAGTATTTAACTTATTAGGAACGGGAAGCTTAGCTTCTTTTTTGGTTATTTTAGTACTCGATTTGGGGATATGTTACGGCTTGATTTATTTAGGTTGTAAATTTTTGCCCAAAAAGTACAGCCGATATGTATTTGGGTTGTAACCCCATACATTGAAAAATTCCTGAAATTGAACCAAAGGGTTGTATTAAGGATAAAGCGATACGATGCTGGAAGCGCGTTTCTGAGGGAAGGGAAAGTCAGCGATATGAACTGGGTATTTTCAGGCCCTTTAAGGGTGGAAACAGTGGAAATTGCGATCGCCGATTTACCGGCGTCATTGAAAGGCACAAAACTCGTACAGCTTTCGGATTTACACTACGATGGCGTGCGGCTATCGGAAAACTTACTGGCTCAAGCCATTGAAGCCTGTAACCAAGCTGAAGCCGATTTAATCTTGTTAACCGGCGACTACGTAACGGATGACCCGAACCCAATCGACCAACTGGTGCAGCGGCTAAAGCACCTACAAAGTCGCGCAGGTATCTATGCCGTACTCGGTAACCATGACCTTCACCATCGTCGTTCAAAAGTCCAAGTGACAAACGCACTCACGAGTATTGGAGTGCGAGTGTTGTGGAATGAGGTCGCCTATCCTTTAGGGTCAGAATTACCCTTTGTGGGATTTGCCGATCTCTGGTCGCGTGAGTTCAATCCCGCACCCATCATGAATGAGCTTGACCCCAAGACGCCCCGCATCGTTTTGTCTCATAATCCTGACACGGCTGAGTTATTGCAGCAATGGCGAGTGGATTTGCAGTTGTCGGGTCATACTCATGGGGGTCAGGTTGTGATTCCAGGATTTGGCCCTGGCCCCATCTTGCTGAACAAGCTCCAGCCCCATATTCCCAAACCGATGCAGCGCTGGATTCCGTTCATGAGAGCCTGTACCAGGGTCGTCAAGCATTGGGAATGGGCTGAAGGACTGCATCAAGTTGGGAACAATCAGCTCTATATCAATCGGGGTTTGGGCAGTTACGCGCCAGGACGCCTATTTTGTCCGCCAGAGGTGACAGTCATTACTCTGGTGAGAGAGGTGAGGAACTGACGCCTCATCCTCCCCAATCAATAACCACAGGGGCAATTCCCCTCCAAAGTAGTGCTTGGACACTAGCAAATCCCACAAGGCTTTAGCTATCGCAAAACTCTGAGTTTCGTTATAGTACTTCTGAGCGTGATGCTAACGCGCTCAAGTCATCCGTCAGATGATTACGCCATCTGCGTGCAGCAGCGCAAGGTGCTATCGTAAGCCAACCTTTTTCACTCCCTGGGACATTGAAAATTCCCTTTCCTGAGTGCAAGATGTGGCTTTGGCTATCAAACTCAGGTTTCATCCATGAGAAGTAAATTGCTCCAGAACTGGGTGCTCCCTCCAAGTTGGTTACGGTTTTTAATCATCATCATCTTAGTCTTGGGTCTATTTTTTCGGTTTGTTAATCTTGACCGAAAAATCTACTGGATGGATGAAACGTATACCTCACTACGAATTTCTGGATACACAGAAGCAGAAGTCGCACAGCAACTTCTAGAAAGTCAAATCTTGAGCCTTCAAAACTTACACCAATATCAACGTATTAACTCAGAAAAAAGCATCGTTGATACTGTTAAAGGCTTAGCCACCGAAGAACCCCAACTAGCCCCCCTCTATTTCATATTGGTGCGTTTTTGGGCGCAAATGTTTGGCGATTCAGTCGCGGCAATCCGAAGTTTTTCTGCCTTCCTGAGTGTGCTGGCTTTACCTTGCATCTATTGGCTGTGTTTAGAATTATTTGAATCGTCGCTAGTCGGATGGTTAGCGTGTGCCTTGCTTGTCATTTCCCCCTTTCAATTGGTATACGCCCAAGAAGCACGACAATATAGTTTGTGGACTGTGGCGATTTTATTGTCTAGTGCTTCACTTTTACGAGCCATACGCATCAATACTTGGCGCAGTTGGGGACTTTACGCAGTAACAGTAGCAGTGGGTGTTTATTCTCACTTATTTTTCGTCTTAGTTGCCATTGCCCAGGCTATCTATGTCTTCTTTATTAATAACTACCGTTGGAATAAAGCATTAAAAGGTTATTTACTCAGTTCGATCGTAGGAATCATCGCTTTTTCTCCTTGGATTGTCGTGATTCTAACCAACTACAAGCAAGCCTTAACCATGACGGCGGCTCAAGACACCAAAACCTCCTTATTATATTTTCTGAAAAGTTGGTTAGGTAATCTCAGTCGTAATTTTATCGATACGGGCTTTTCTTCCGGTTCGCCTTTTGCAGTACCCTGGTACCATTTAGTATTACCCAGCCTGAGTATCTTAGTTATCACGGCCTTAGTTATCTATTCTCTTTACTTCCTAGCTCGTGATTCTCCCAAGAGAGCTTGGTTATTTATCTTCCTATTAATTGGCTTTACTTCATTAGTTATCATCATACCGGATTTGATTTTAGGCAGGCGTACCTCGGTTACAGGGAGATATATGATTCCTTCTTACCTAGGAATTCAGCTATCGGTTTCTTATTTGTTGGGATCGAAAATTAACCCCACTCTTCTCTCCAACAGATTCCATCAATTCTGGAAGCTGATTCTGCTTGCACTACTCACGAGTGGTGTGATCTCCTGTGTGATTATTTCCCAATCCCAAACTTGGTGGAACAATCTCACGGATACCCATAATCGACAACTCGCTCAAATCATCAACCAAACCAGTAATCCGTTGGTTATTCAAGAAATTGACTCTGCCCCACCTCGTTATAATGTTTTTAATCTAATTTCTTTAAGTTATCTGTTAAATCCAGAAGTAAAATTTAAGTTTATTCCTAAAAATACGACAACTAAAATTCCCCCAAAGTTTAGCAATATATTTTTTATGGCTCCCTCTCATGTTTTGCAATCAGGAATTGAGATAGATTATCAAACTAAAATAGAGCCGATTGATGGAAACCCAGAAACCAGGTTATGGAAATTAATAAAGCCGTAAAGCCTTTGTCTTGGCATTAGAAATATTAGAATATATCGCTCAGAGTCAGATTTTGCACTACCAAGTAAACCATGAAAATCAGATTAACACCACACTGGGCGCTTCCTCCGACTGGATTACGAGTTTTAATCATTGTCTTGTTAGTACTGGCTATATTTTTCCGCTTCACCAATCTGGGTCTTAAAGTTTACTGGCATGATGAAACAATTACCTCATTACATTTGGCTGGTTACATTGGAGAAGATGTGCGACAACGCATTTTTAATGGGGGCATCGTTAGTGTTCAAGATTTACTGAAGTATCAGTATCCAACACCTGAAATAAGCTTAAACGATACCCTTCGCACTTTGATTATAGAAGACCCTCAACATCCGCCCGTCTACTATCTATTGGCGCGACTTTGGATGCATTGGTTTGGTAATTCTGTGGCAGTTATAAGGAGTGTATCTGCCCTGATTAGCTTGCTCGTATTTCCATGTATCTATTGGCTATGTATTGAATTATTTGAATCGTCCCTAGTGGGATGGGTTGCGATCGCACTCAGTTCAATCTCACCCGTGTACCTCGTCTTTGCTCAGGAAGCACGAGGGTATAGCCTATTGATGGTAACTATCCTCCTATCGAGTGCCTCCCTTCTAAGAGCCATGCGATTGAACACAATAGGAAGTTGGCTAATTTATGCCATAACTTTGGCATTGGGGCTTTATAGTCTTCCCTTAATTCTACTCACCGCCATTGGACATGGGATCTATGTGGTCATAGTCACAGGCTTACGGTGGAACAAGACGATTACCTCTTATCTTCTAGCTTCATTCGCAGGAGTTTTAGCCTTCACTCCTTGGCTGGCATTAACATTTAATAGTTTAACAAAAGCCCAGGCATCAACAGCTTGGTCTGGCACTAAAGTCCCTCTATCCCGTTTAGTTAAAAGTTGGATTGGCAACATTAGCAGAGTTTTCTTTGATATCAACCTTGACGCCAGTGCTCCGGCAATTTACCTCATTCCTCCCGTCTTAATTCTTTTAGTTTTAGTCATCTATTCGTTCTATTTTCTGTATCGTCAAACTCCTCCAAAGATCTACCTATTTATTTCAACCATGATTGGGGTTCCGTTCCTAGCCTTACTAATTCCCGATCTGATTTCAGGTGGGCTGAGATCCAGTGTTCCTCGATATCTTGTCCCTGGTTTTTTAGGAATTCTGCTAACCGTCACTTATCTTCTGAGTCAGAAAATTGTCTCGGCTAATTCGCTACAACGAAAACTCTGGCAATCTGTGATGCTGCTGCTAATTTCGGCGGGCATTATATCCTGTGTCGTCTATTCCCAGTCTCAGGTATGGTGGAACAAAAAACCTAGCGATACTCATGTCCAAGCCGCGACGATTATTAATCAAGCCAATCGTCCTTTACTGATTACCAGTTACTATCACGCTAATTTTGGTGAACTTTTATCGATGAGCTATCTCCTCAATCCCAAAGTGCAGCTTCAATTAGTATCAGAACCGAATATACCCAACATTCCTCAGGGGTTCAGCGATATTTTTGTTTTCAACCCTTCTCCTGCCTTAAAATCTGGACTCGAAAGAGACTACAACAGCAAAGTGGAGCCAATCGAACCCAGTGATCTCCAGCTTTGGCAACTCAAAAAAATAGTTAAATAGATTTCACCTTCAGAATTCCCGATCCGCAATATTCCGCACATTGCGAATGGTATGGGGCAAAACGCCTACTAAGCGAGCAAAGGCTTCATCCGGCAACTTCGCAAGAGTCTCCGAATCAAAGTATTGCTCAAACTGATTGAGAATCATCTGAGCGCGTTGTGCAGGCACGGGATTGTCGGTAATTTGTCGAGTGAGTCGAATCCACTGTCGTCGAAGCGCATAAGCCCGTTGCCGCTCATCAGCCGTTTCTGGATAAACCAACGAAAAATTACCCACTAGCAGTACTCGCTGGCAATCCAAATCGAATAGCCCACCGACTGCCGATCCGGGGCCAGCAAATTCGGCGTGATAGCGCTTATAGAGAATTAAGCCATTCCGACGCCGACTATTGATGATTAGCAGTTGCTTATCGTGCAACTGCTTGAGGACTGCCAATGCCTGTGAGTCTTGAAACTGATCCATGCCACTATAGCCTTGAGAGTCGGCGAAACCTATCCGGCGGGCAAGCACCTCCTCTTCGTAAAGAGCTGTCTGGCAACGCTGTTTGTTATCGCTCTCCATCTCAACTTGTATTGCTTAACTTCTCTGAGCAGGGAGGCACCCAGACCGAAAGCACGACCGACAAACTCAATTGGTATAAGTTCTTGAGGATACACTAGCAGAAAAATTCAGTTTACCATCTGTTTTTAATTACCCTATCAAACAAACTCAGATTCAGGATTGTTTGTTGCTCGTTAACTTTGTAACTCCATTTTATGGCATACCGCTTGGGTACAGGAAAGATTGCCGTGGGGAGATTA of the Allocoleopsis franciscana PCC 7113 genome contains:
- a CDS encoding glycosyltransferase family 4 protein — encoded protein: MKVLHLSESDGGGAGRATLRLHQGLQRLGVESQILVQLKYSDNLAVFSPQTTLEKASAKLKLPERLDALPLKFYRQRNAADFSLQWLPESIISKVAKLSPDVVNLHWVCHGYLSIESIAKFKKPIVWTLHDMWAFTGGCHYSQECDRYINSCGACPQLNSGKSHDISRWVWQRKLKAWQNLNLTIVTPSTWLAKCASSSSLFQDVRVEVIPNGLDTQQYKPIPQQVARELLNLPQDKQLILFGAMYPNSDRRKGFHWLQQALQSIKKSEGHDLIEVVIFGAAPPKEPIELELPSHYLGKLNDDIALAVVYSAADVFVAPSTQDNLPNTVMEALACGTPCVAFNIGGMPDMIEHQHNGYLAQAFDSEDLARGMIWVLENQDTNHLRHRARQKAEQEFTLDLQARRYESLYLERN
- a CDS encoding phytanoyl-CoA dioxygenase family protein, whose translation is MSQPKEYYDENGYYIFQKLIPESLIDQLLDIYKSQVLNSNSYFFRQSSNRWERNQVNEFGYCEESFLNVHDYPNHPEFDETIKQIFCSPQVRDALTQLTNSQEHNLMQSMLFDLNAATPAHQDWYYLDSMPSGHLLAGWFALEDIHEEAGRFYVLPKSHRVELDLTADEKASNSPYMKKLKEYVELHQNEIYAPALKKGDVLFWNSGTVHGSFPTLNPQYSRKSLTAHYLPSQYPSGSRYAEKPSIIDYEVYQGMQYRLVPSHQKYYSPTAKLRTDVWQYVWNRPKLARVAQAVKKTIGRA
- a CDS encoding glycosyltransferase family 61 protein — its product is MLNRFIAPIILAIQYIVGSLPSVCSRLLSLLESLLEKKLKAFIRPYWILGNEVIRCSKNLLIKPIQKILFSSEIIGPPKGFYESTKKWIIANQTAPNYLQCSYIEIYPIQLINRSIPKTLDETIHWKFKIEYRRALPASFVVVVPRGRVWVNKGRNVDYSAVITGDDRILSDVSLDFKRLPKNHSIFGEWKLPPVHHIEGTAAVLTSAKAHIYFHWLTDLLPRIELLRQGGISFKTIDKFIVNSYNYPFQQETLKTLGIPDHKIIESCKYPHIKAERLLVPSLPALSGNPPRWVCDFLRREFLPNSASNTQRYKDVERLYISRSDAQYRKVINEAEVTAFLAQWGFKSIALESMTITEKAALFSSVKVVIAPHGSGITNMVFCQPGTKLIEIFSPNYVNVGYWAMLNQINLDYYYLIGEGRKPPEGIDPHLAGDNILVKLDSLLKILKLAGIA
- a CDS encoding flippase — translated: MLNKLSAVRQKLTPNLRKIIGNTAWLFTEKIVQMLLGLLVGLWLARYLGPERFGRFNYAIAIVGLFVPFAKLGLDNIVIRNLARDISHKNETLGTAFILKFIASIVTFFVTFGVVFFSTSSGSPNYQETLWLVSIVATGAIVQSFDIIDYWFQSQVQSKYSVWARNAAYVLINAVKIVLIQMKAPLVAFATAIVVEYILSAIGMLIAYRLTGNLIKAWHVSFRYAKSLLKDSWPLILSGIVIMIYMRIDQVMLGQMVGDESVGIYSAAVKISELWYFVPGAIVNSVFPIIVQSKEISEAVYYKRLQQLFTMVSALAYVVAIPVTFLSTQIVTLLYGNNYVEAGAILNIHIWAGLFVSLGVARETWITTEGLMKFSAATAAAGAVVNIVLNYFFIPYYGGLGAAIATVISQLVSAYAVGAFYPPTRKIFLHQTKAILLLGLFGM